The following coding sequences are from one Acipenser ruthenus chromosome 7, fAciRut3.2 maternal haplotype, whole genome shotgun sequence window:
- the LOC117415970 gene encoding cell cycle regulator of non-homologous end joining-like produces MEPMDAEGKRRLLPGWMVRRSEETKVDRPREGPTKITTSAKRGERKTVESIVTVYCMNEAELVNAAFDLLATGSSELKQPGFGVTTGDSIREKDMWISESELEDGDTDSEPIQKTCISESDLVVEGTSPAHHTKQKGVGSTVPKRNDITQVSELNACERTDEQAHVHRTDPGDAEEDDAFKLVREIFFT; encoded by the exons ATGGAGCCGATGGACGCGGAGGGGAAGAGACGGCTTCTGCCCGGGTGGATGGTGAGACGGAGTGAAGAGACAAAGGTGGATCGACCTAGAGAAGGTCCTACAAAGATAACAACTTCCGCGAAGAGGGGTGAAAGGAAAACAGTGGAgag tatAGTCACAGTTTACTGCATGAACGAGGCAGAGTTGGTGAACGCAGCATTTGATCTCCTTGCAACG GGATCAAGTGAGTTGAAACAACCAGGCTTTGGGGTGACAACAGGAGATTCAATAAGAGAAAAGGACATGTGGATCTCAGAATCTGAACTTGAAGATGGAGACACAGATTCAGAACCAATTCAGAAAACTTGCATCTCTGAATCCGATCTAGTGGTTGAAGGTACCAGTCCAGCTCATCATACCAAACAGAAGGGAGTGGGTAGCACAGTGCCAAAGAGAAATGACATTACACAGGTTTCTGAATTGAATGCATGTGAAAGAACAGATGAACAGGCCCATGTTCATAGGACAGACCCAGGGGATGCAGAAGAAGATGATGCTTTCAAACTTGTGCGAGAAATTTTCTTCACTTAA